From the genome of Streptomyces sp. NBC_01260, one region includes:
- a CDS encoding ABC transporter ATP-binding protein, with protein sequence MTRAITLNNVSKAYGRSSRAVDRLSLSIDPGEFVVLLGPSGCGKSTVLRMIAGLEDVSEGEVLLDGEPANHLTPRERSMAMVFQNFALYPTMTNRANIGFPLKLENPRQDHSERIENTARMLGIESVLDRLPGQLSGGERQRVAMGRAISRQPSAFLMDEPLSNLDAKLRNHLRAEISQLTKELGVTTVYVTHDQAEAMSLGHRVAVMRGGVLQQVSPPREVYALPENVFVAAFIGTPRINLLQAVVHAPLEGRMSIDLGRQRLPLPEPLSPDHQLLRIQQGRRIIVGLRSEAVRIAPPSQARPGEVALSGIVEHVEYQGHEALVHLNTGSQPAVVPDLESARPEHGAPRRRRGAAGGAGVLERLKERATGHIGGPAVALDERGPEVLPPGARSPDRPAVTASDLVVRTGPDMRLRTGGQVPLLVDLAHLYVFDHQGRRICPLPKDVPGLDM encoded by the coding sequence ATGACTCGCGCCATCACTCTGAACAATGTCAGCAAGGCGTACGGGCGGTCCTCGCGCGCCGTCGACCGTCTCTCGCTCTCCATCGACCCGGGCGAGTTCGTGGTCCTGCTGGGTCCCTCGGGCTGCGGCAAATCGACCGTGCTCCGCATGATCGCCGGTCTTGAGGACGTCTCCGAGGGCGAGGTACTGCTCGACGGTGAACCGGCCAACCACCTCACGCCCCGCGAACGCTCCATGGCCATGGTCTTCCAGAACTTCGCGCTGTACCCGACCATGACGAACCGGGCCAACATCGGCTTCCCGCTGAAGCTGGAGAACCCGCGCCAGGACCACAGCGAGCGGATCGAGAACACGGCCAGGATGCTCGGTATCGAGAGCGTCCTGGACCGGCTCCCCGGCCAGCTCTCCGGCGGGGAGCGCCAGCGGGTCGCCATGGGCCGGGCCATTTCGCGCCAGCCCTCCGCCTTCCTGATGGACGAGCCGCTCTCCAACCTCGACGCGAAGCTCCGCAACCATCTGCGCGCCGAGATATCCCAGCTCACCAAGGAACTCGGTGTCACCACGGTCTACGTGACCCACGACCAGGCCGAGGCGATGTCGCTCGGCCACCGGGTCGCCGTGATGCGCGGGGGAGTGCTCCAGCAGGTCAGCCCGCCGCGCGAGGTGTACGCCCTGCCGGAGAACGTGTTCGTCGCCGCGTTCATCGGCACCCCGCGGATCAACCTGCTCCAGGCCGTCGTCCACGCGCCCCTGGAGGGGCGGATGTCGATCGACCTCGGCCGCCAGCGCCTTCCGCTGCCCGAACCGCTCAGCCCCGACCACCAGTTGCTCCGCATCCAGCAGGGCCGCCGGATCATCGTCGGACTGCGCTCCGAAGCGGTCCGGATCGCCCCGCCCAGCCAGGCCCGCCCCGGCGAGGTCGCGCTCAGCGGCATCGTCGAACACGTCGAGTACCAGGGCCACGAGGCGCTGGTCCACCTCAACACCGGCTCACAGCCCGCCGTGGTGCCGGATCTGGAATCCGCCCGCCCGGAGCACGGCGCCCCGCGCAGGCGCCGCGGCGCCGCAGGCGGGGCCGGCGTGCTGGAGCGGCTCAAGGAACGCGCCACCGGGCACATCGGCGGTCCCGCCGTCGCCCTGGACGAGCGTGGCCCCGAGGTGCTGCCGCCGGGGGCGCGCAGCCCCGACCGCCCCGCGGTCACGGCCAGCGACCTGGTGGTGCGCACCGGCCCCGACATGCGGCTGCGCACCGGAGGGCAGGTCCCGCTCCTGGTGGACCTGGCGCACCTGTACGTCTTCGACCACCAGGGGCGCCGGATCTGCCCGCTGCCGAAGGACGTCCCGGGACTGGACATGTAA
- a CDS encoding cupredoxin domain-containing protein, which produces MTRLQDRAPAAPRPRTGRRTALCVLTAAALVLGAGACGGRATTHHKPGTSHEQATGSIGRLLSSGDGSGHRLRQVDAKGAPAVTVAVRPDSEDGWNVHLSVRNFRFTPDSVGGGALLGRGHARLFLDGHPLARVYGAWFHLPESLLRSAGGGTELTARLYADDHTAWAVGSTPVQATAALTATATTAPASTPAEPAPDTTLEISVRDGKVSPAPGRVKIKKGRTVRLRVRSDHDDTLHVHGYDKEARLPAGRTVTLTFTADRTGLFEVETHESDLLLTQLVVR; this is translated from the coding sequence GTGACACGCCTTCAGGACCGGGCACCGGCCGCCCCGCGGCCGCGGACCGGCCGCAGGACCGCCCTCTGCGTGCTCACCGCAGCCGCCCTCGTGCTCGGCGCGGGCGCCTGCGGCGGGCGGGCCACCACGCATCACAAGCCGGGCACCAGCCACGAGCAGGCCACCGGCAGCATCGGCCGGCTGCTGTCCTCGGGCGACGGCTCCGGTCACCGGCTGCGCCAGGTCGACGCCAAGGGCGCGCCGGCGGTGACCGTCGCCGTGCGGCCGGACTCGGAGGACGGCTGGAACGTCCACCTCTCGGTACGGAACTTCCGGTTCACCCCGGACAGCGTGGGCGGCGGCGCCCTCCTCGGCCGGGGCCACGCCCGCCTCTTCCTCGACGGCCACCCGCTCGCCCGGGTCTACGGAGCCTGGTTCCACCTGCCGGAGTCACTGCTCCGCAGCGCCGGGGGCGGCACCGAACTCACCGCCCGCCTCTACGCCGACGACCACACCGCCTGGGCCGTCGGCTCCACCCCGGTCCAGGCCACCGCCGCCCTCACCGCCACCGCGACGACCGCCCCCGCATCCACCCCCGCCGAGCCCGCCCCCGACACCACGCTGGAGATCTCCGTCCGCGACGGCAAGGTCAGCCCGGCGCCGGGCCGCGTCAAGATCAAGAAGGGCCGGACCGTGCGGCTCCGGGTCCGCAGTGACCACGACGACACCCTTCACGTGCACGGCTACGACAAGGAGGCGCGGCTGCCCGCGGGCCGAACCGTCACGCTCACCTTCACCGCCGACCGCACCGGGCTCTTCGAGGTCGAGACGCATGAGTCCGATCTGCTCCTGACCCAACTCGTCGTACGGTGA
- a CDS encoding CitMHS family transporter — protein sequence MLTILGFAMITTFLVLIMMKKMSPIAALVLIPALFCVAVGQGAKLGDYVIDGVGNLAPTAAMLMFAILYFGVMIDVGLFDPIVRGILRFCRADPMRIVVGTAVLAAIVSLDGDGSTTFMITVSAMYPLYKRLKMSLVVMTGVAATANGVMNTLPWGGPTARAATALKLDASAIFVPMIPALGVGLLAVLLLAVVLGRRERRRLGTLTLDEALATGTDTGTEAVLVGATGGGDRLRKNSGGAGAGGTAPADISGGVAAGGTAPGDRDEAADDGGFKGLDPHRATLRPKLYWFNAALTIALLTAMIMELMPIPVLFLLGAALALTVNFPHMPDQRARIAAHADNVLNVSGMVFAAAVFTGVLSGTGMVDHMADWLVGAIPDGMGPHMALVTGVLSIPLTYFMSNDGFYFGVVPVLAEAGAAHGVSPLEIARASLVGQPLHMSSPLVPAVYVLVGMAKVEFGDHTRFTVKWAAITSLVVLGAGLLFGII from the coding sequence ATGCTGACCATCCTCGGCTTTGCCATGATCACTACCTTTCTGGTTCTGATCATGATGAAGAAGATGTCGCCGATCGCGGCTCTCGTCCTGATCCCCGCGCTGTTCTGCGTGGCCGTCGGGCAGGGTGCGAAGCTCGGGGACTACGTCATCGACGGCGTCGGCAACCTGGCCCCGACCGCCGCCATGCTGATGTTCGCGATTCTCTACTTCGGCGTGATGATCGACGTCGGGCTCTTCGACCCGATCGTGCGGGGCATCCTGCGCTTCTGCAGGGCGGACCCGATGCGGATCGTCGTCGGTACCGCGGTGCTCGCCGCGATCGTCTCGCTGGACGGCGACGGCTCCACCACGTTCATGATCACCGTCTCGGCGATGTATCCGCTCTACAAGCGCCTGAAGATGAGCCTGGTGGTGATGACCGGCGTCGCCGCCACGGCGAACGGCGTCATGAACACCCTGCCCTGGGGCGGTCCGACGGCCCGTGCCGCCACCGCGCTCAAGCTGGACGCGAGCGCCATCTTCGTCCCGATGATCCCGGCCCTCGGCGTCGGGCTGCTCGCCGTTCTCCTGCTGGCCGTCGTCCTGGGCCGGCGCGAGCGCAGGCGGCTCGGCACGCTCACCCTCGACGAGGCCCTGGCGACCGGCACGGACACCGGAACGGAGGCCGTTCTCGTCGGCGCGACCGGTGGCGGCGACCGCCTGCGCAAGAACTCCGGCGGGGCCGGTGCCGGCGGCACGGCGCCCGCCGACATCTCAGGCGGAGTCGCTGCGGGCGGCACGGCGCCCGGCGACCGGGACGAAGCGGCCGACGACGGCGGTTTCAAGGGCCTCGACCCGCACCGCGCCACCCTGCGGCCGAAGCTCTACTGGTTCAACGCCGCCCTCACCATCGCCCTGCTCACCGCGATGATCATGGAACTGATGCCGATCCCGGTGCTCTTCCTCCTCGGCGCGGCCCTCGCCCTCACCGTCAACTTCCCCCACATGCCCGACCAGCGTGCCCGGATCGCCGCCCACGCCGACAACGTCCTCAACGTCTCCGGCATGGTCTTCGCCGCCGCCGTCTTCACCGGCGTCCTGTCCGGCACCGGCATGGTCGACCACATGGCCGACTGGCTGGTCGGCGCGATCCCGGACGGCATGGGACCGCACATGGCCCTCGTCACCGGCGTACTGAGCATCCCGCTCACGTACTTCATGTCCAACGACGGCTTCTACTTCGGTGTCGTGCCCGTGCTCGCCGAGGCCGGTGCCGCGCACGGCGTCTCCCCGCTGGAGATCGCCCGCGCCTCCCTGGTCGGCCAGCCCCTGCACATGTCGTCCCCGCTGGTGCCCGCCGTCTACGTCCTGGTCGGCATGGCCAAGGTCGAGTTCGGCGACCACACCCGGTTCACCGTCAAATGGGCCGCGATCACCTCGCTGGTGGTGCTCGGCGCCGGGCTGCTGTTCGGGATCATCTGA
- a CDS encoding molybdopterin oxidoreductase family protein translates to MSHDSSSTRTALRICPLCEATCGLTLTIEGARVTGARGDRDDVFSQGFICPKGASIGGLDEDPDRLRTPLVRKDGVLTEASWSEAFDVIARALPAVTEEHGPQAVGVVLGNPNVHTMAGALYPSALLGALRTRALFTASTLDQMPKHVSSGLLFGDPNTIPVPDLDRTGHLLLLGANPLESNGSLCTAPDFPGRLKALRRRGGSLTVVDPRRTRTARLADRHVAIRPGTDALLLAALTHVLFEEKLTDPGVLVDHLQGIEEVAEAVRDFSPEAVSAACDVDAATIRAIARELAAAPAAAVYGRIGSCTVEHGTLASWLVDVLNILTGNLDRPGGALFPLSATARAPRPAAPGKGFALGRWASRVSGHPEAKGELPISALAEEIAVPGEGRIRALIVLAANPVLSAPDGDRLDRALADGLDFMVSVDPYLNETSRHADVVLPPPPPSQSAHFDFAFNTLSVRNQVRYTRPAVRLDADRMDESEILARLVLAVSGMHGAEPDAVDAMVIDRTLGKTVADPRSPVHGRIPAELAAALTGRTGPERRLDLMLRLGPYGDGFGADPDGLTLERLLAHPHGIDLGPLTSRVPQVLATRSGRIELLPAPIAADLPRLRDALAGRTDPDALVLIGRRHLRSNNSWMHNVAALTGGSNVCTLQMHPEDAARLGLVDGAVATVTADGGELSAPVEITDGVRTGVVSLPHGWGHSRPGTRMSVAAARPGVNVNQLLDGTRLDPLSGTAVLNGIPVTVAPTR, encoded by the coding sequence ATGTCGCACGACTCCAGCAGCACCCGCACCGCCCTTCGTATCTGCCCCCTCTGCGAGGCCACCTGCGGACTCACCCTCACCATCGAGGGGGCCAGGGTCACCGGCGCCCGCGGCGACCGCGACGATGTGTTCAGCCAGGGCTTCATCTGCCCCAAGGGCGCCTCCATCGGCGGACTCGACGAGGATCCCGACCGGCTGCGCACCCCGCTCGTCCGCAAGGACGGTGTCCTGACGGAGGCGAGCTGGAGCGAGGCGTTCGACGTGATCGCCCGCGCCCTGCCGGCCGTCACCGAGGAGCACGGCCCGCAGGCCGTCGGCGTCGTCCTCGGCAATCCCAATGTGCACACCATGGCCGGGGCCCTCTACCCGTCCGCCCTGCTCGGCGCCCTGCGGACCCGGGCCCTGTTCACCGCGAGCACCCTGGACCAGATGCCCAAGCACGTCTCCAGCGGGCTGCTCTTCGGCGACCCGAACACCATCCCCGTGCCCGACCTCGACCGCACCGGCCATCTGCTGCTGCTCGGCGCCAACCCGCTCGAATCCAACGGCAGCCTCTGCACCGCTCCCGACTTCCCCGGCAGGCTCAAGGCGCTGCGCCGCCGCGGCGGCAGCCTCACCGTCGTCGACCCGCGCCGCACCCGTACCGCGCGTCTCGCCGACCGGCATGTCGCCATCCGTCCCGGAACCGACGCCCTCCTGCTCGCCGCCCTCACCCACGTACTGTTCGAGGAGAAGCTGACCGACCCCGGCGTGCTCGTGGACCACCTCCAGGGGATCGAGGAAGTCGCCGAAGCGGTGCGGGACTTCTCGCCGGAGGCGGTGTCCGCGGCCTGTGACGTGGACGCCGCGACCATCCGGGCGATCGCGCGGGAGCTCGCGGCCGCCCCCGCCGCCGCGGTCTACGGCCGTATCGGCAGCTGCACCGTCGAACACGGCACCCTCGCCAGCTGGCTCGTCGACGTCCTCAACATCCTCACCGGAAACCTCGACCGCCCCGGCGGCGCCCTCTTCCCGCTCTCCGCCACCGCCCGCGCCCCACGACCCGCCGCCCCGGGCAAGGGCTTCGCCCTCGGGCGCTGGGCGAGCCGGGTCTCCGGGCATCCCGAGGCCAAGGGCGAACTGCCCATCTCCGCACTGGCCGAGGAGATCGCCGTGCCGGGGGAGGGGCGGATCCGCGCACTGATCGTCCTGGCCGCCAACCCCGTGCTCTCGGCGCCCGACGGCGACCGGCTCGACCGGGCGCTGGCCGACGGGCTCGACTTCATGGTGAGCGTCGACCCGTACCTCAACGAGACCTCGCGCCACGCCGACGTGGTGCTCCCCCCGCCGCCGCCCTCGCAGAGCGCCCACTTCGACTTCGCGTTCAACACCCTGTCCGTGCGCAACCAGGTCCGCTACACCCGGCCCGCCGTTCGGCTGGACGCGGACCGGATGGACGAGAGCGAGATCCTCGCCCGGCTCGTCCTGGCCGTCTCGGGGATGCACGGCGCGGAGCCGGACGCCGTGGACGCCATGGTCATCGACCGGACCCTCGGCAAGACCGTCGCCGACCCCCGCTCGCCCGTGCACGGCCGGATCCCCGCCGAACTCGCCGCCGCGCTCACCGGCCGCACCGGACCGGAGCGCCGCCTCGACCTGATGCTGCGCCTGGGCCCGTACGGCGACGGCTTCGGCGCCGACCCCGACGGCCTCACCCTGGAACGGCTGCTCGCCCACCCGCACGGCATCGACCTCGGCCCCCTCACCTCCCGGGTCCCCCAGGTCCTTGCCACCCGCAGCGGGCGCATCGAACTGCTCCCCGCGCCCATCGCCGCCGATCTGCCCAGGCTGCGCGACGCCCTCGCGGGCCGTACCGACCCCGACGCACTCGTCCTCATCGGCCGCCGCCACCTGCGCTCCAACAACAGCTGGATGCACAACGTGGCCGCGCTCACCGGCGGTTCCAACGTCTGCACCCTCCAGATGCACCCCGAGGACGCGGCGCGTCTCGGGCTGGTGGACGGCGCCGTCGCCACCGTCACGGCGGACGGCGGTGAGCTGAGCGCCCCGGTCGAGATCACCGACGGCGTACGGACGGGCGTGGTGAGCCTCCCGCACGGCTGGGGGCACAGCCGCCCCGGCACCCGGATGTCCGTCGCCGCCGCGCGGCCCGGCGTCAACGTCAATCAGCTGCTCGACGGCACCCGGCTCGACCCGCTCTCCGGCACCGCCGTGCTCAACGGCATCCCCGTCACGGTGGCACCTACGCGTTGA
- a CDS encoding TetR/AcrR family transcriptional regulator codes for MESVPHANTNLRRAPVQQRSAERLARILDACAELLDETGYEQLSTRAVAARAEVPIGSVYRFFSNKRALADALALRNLDSYAERITARLDVIASADWRSAIDAVLDEYLAMKRSVPGFALVDFGAPAPGEDPGDDANHRVASRLADLLCGHLGRTSDEDLLRTVLVCVEATDALLKLAFRIDPSGDRAIVTETRLLLQAYLARVLD; via the coding sequence ATGGAGTCCGTGCCCCATGCGAACACGAACCTCCGCCGCGCCCCCGTGCAGCAGCGCAGCGCCGAGCGCCTCGCCCGGATACTCGACGCCTGCGCCGAACTCCTCGACGAGACCGGCTACGAACAGCTCTCGACCCGGGCCGTGGCCGCACGCGCCGAAGTGCCCATCGGCTCCGTCTACCGGTTCTTCTCCAACAAGCGCGCCCTCGCCGACGCCCTCGCCCTCCGGAACCTGGACAGCTACGCCGAGCGCATCACGGCCCGGCTCGATGTCATCGCGTCCGCCGACTGGCGCAGCGCCATCGACGCCGTGCTCGACGAGTACCTGGCGATGAAGCGCTCCGTACCCGGTTTCGCGCTCGTCGACTTCGGCGCACCGGCGCCCGGCGAGGACCCGGGCGACGACGCCAACCACCGGGTCGCGAGCCGGCTCGCCGACCTCCTCTGCGGGCATCTGGGCCGCACCTCCGACGAGGATCTGCTGCGTACCGTCCTGGTCTGCGTGGAGGCCACCGACGCCCTGCTCAAACTCGCCTTCCGCATCGATCCGTCCGGCGACCGGGCGATCGTCACCGAGACCCGGTTGCTCCTCCAGGCGTATCTGGCGCGCGTGCTGGACTGA
- a CDS encoding right-handed parallel beta-helix repeat-containing protein, translating to MSWTRKLLVILAALAAALLAAPAAQAHEERPVTLPDGTGSVPVHRAGEPDLLVCKSDRADFEHRISGFPDALRSRNLTLFDRCQKSGYRHLQQAVDAVTAPGKNIAILPGLYEEEPSLPAPTGECTRLKAPNSQLGYQILSYAQQAKCPHNQNLVAILGKKDLQIEGTGAERTDVVIDAKYRKLNAIRADGSDGVYFKNFTAQRTTFNSLYILAQDGFVIDDVLTRWNDEYGFLTFASDHGLYKNCESYGNGDSGIYPGSASNINDAYGYKVPRYSIEITGCHSHHNMVGYSGTAGDSVYVHDNEFDHNMGGASMDSAFPGHPGLPQNHARFERNLIHDNNADYYRYVADGTCAKPPVERGYENGVVCPQISLPPGSGIITAGGNWNIYENNWVYGQQRAAFFLSAVPAFIRGEDALGKQTDTSHHNRYANNHLGTDKAGNSRPNRTDVWWDGQGDGNCWQSDTKASTPRSLPACGDERGAVTGSTDRLVGEPVKLAQLLVCADYSVQARRLPAGCDWYGARGIERIELQAALGIAVVLVLVGGVLWWRRMRSSRLATAASVLGLIGLGLDVAGSTMGLASSYLPAVALLLTGLWWTGIGLVLRRERPALGWTTVVLGALTLLDALDKGVFMIPWIPLSPAWVRGLLGVIWVVWAVVAAARHGEREPGKPDPDDIAAADAGADRASEQNPDHVPDRVPAAGGAPAPDGTSTPPAPPAAAPTQDGDAS from the coding sequence ATGTCGTGGACACGAAAACTTCTGGTGATCCTGGCGGCGCTCGCCGCCGCCCTCCTCGCGGCCCCGGCCGCCCAGGCACACGAGGAACGGCCGGTCACCCTGCCCGACGGAACCGGCAGCGTTCCCGTGCACCGCGCCGGCGAGCCGGATCTCCTGGTCTGCAAGAGCGACCGGGCCGACTTCGAGCACCGGATATCGGGCTTCCCCGACGCCCTGCGGTCCAGGAACCTGACGCTCTTCGACCGGTGCCAGAAGTCCGGCTACCGCCACCTCCAGCAGGCCGTCGACGCGGTCACCGCGCCCGGTAAGAACATCGCGATCCTGCCGGGCCTCTACGAGGAGGAGCCCTCGCTGCCGGCCCCGACCGGGGAGTGCACCAGGCTGAAGGCCCCCAACTCCCAGCTCGGATACCAGATCCTGAGCTACGCCCAGCAGGCGAAGTGCCCGCACAACCAGAACCTGGTGGCGATCCTCGGCAAGAAGGACCTCCAGATCGAGGGCACCGGCGCCGAGCGCACGGACGTCGTCATCGACGCCAAGTACCGCAAGCTCAACGCGATCCGGGCGGACGGCTCCGACGGCGTCTACTTCAAGAACTTCACCGCCCAGCGCACCACCTTCAACTCGCTGTACATCCTGGCCCAGGACGGCTTCGTCATCGACGACGTGCTGACCCGCTGGAACGACGAGTACGGCTTCCTGACCTTCGCCAGCGACCACGGCCTCTACAAGAACTGCGAGTCGTACGGGAACGGCGACTCCGGCATCTACCCCGGCAGCGCGTCGAACATCAACGACGCCTACGGCTACAAGGTCCCGCGCTACTCGATCGAGATCACCGGCTGCCACAGCCACCACAACATGGTCGGCTACTCCGGCACCGCGGGTGACTCCGTCTACGTCCACGACAACGAGTTCGACCACAACATGGGTGGCGCCTCGATGGACAGCGCCTTCCCCGGCCACCCCGGGCTGCCGCAGAACCACGCCCGCTTCGAGCGCAATCTGATCCACGACAACAACGCCGACTACTACCGGTACGTCGCCGACGGCACCTGCGCCAAGCCGCCGGTCGAGCGAGGGTACGAGAACGGGGTGGTCTGCCCGCAGATCTCCCTGCCGCCGGGCAGCGGCATCATCACCGCGGGCGGCAACTGGAACATCTACGAGAACAACTGGGTCTACGGGCAGCAGCGCGCCGCCTTCTTCCTGAGCGCCGTACCCGCCTTCATCCGCGGCGAGGACGCCCTCGGCAAGCAGACCGACACCTCGCACCACAACCGGTACGCCAACAACCACCTCGGCACCGACAAGGCCGGCAACTCGCGGCCCAACCGCACCGACGTCTGGTGGGACGGCCAGGGCGACGGCAACTGCTGGCAGTCGGACACCAAGGCCTCCACGCCCCGCTCGCTGCCCGCCTGCGGCGACGAACGCGGCGCGGTCACCGGCAGCACCGACCGGCTGGTGGGCGAACCCGTCAAGCTCGCCCAACTGCTGGTCTGCGCCGACTACAGCGTGCAGGCGCGCCGGCTGCCGGCCGGCTGCGACTGGTACGGCGCACGCGGGATCGAGCGCATCGAGTTGCAGGCGGCCCTGGGCATCGCGGTGGTGCTCGTGCTGGTCGGCGGCGTGCTGTGGTGGCGCAGGATGCGATCGAGCAGGCTTGCCACGGCGGCCTCGGTCCTCGGTCTCATCGGCCTCGGGCTGGACGTGGCCGGGTCGACCATGGGGCTCGCCTCCTCGTACCTGCCCGCCGTCGCGCTGCTGCTGACCGGGCTCTGGTGGACGGGCATCGGGCTGGTGCTGCGGCGGGAGCGGCCGGCGCTGGGCTGGACCACGGTGGTGCTGGGCGCGCTCACGCTGCTCGACGCGCTGGACAAGGGTGTGTTCATGATCCCCTGGATCCCGCTGAGCCCCGCCTGGGTACGGGGGCTGCTCGGCGTGATCTGGGTGGTGTGGGCCGTGGTGGCCGCCGCCCGGCACGGAGAGCGGGAGCCCGGGAAGCCGGATCCGGACGACATCGCGGCTGCGGACGCCGGTGCGGACCGAGCCTCGGAGCAGAACCCGGACCACGTCCCGGACCGGGTTCCGGCTGCCGGCGGCGCCCCCGCCCCGGACGGTACCTCCACGCCGCCGGCGCCCCCTGCCGCCGCACCCACCCAGGACGGAGACGCCTCGTGA
- the hmgA gene encoding homogentisate 1,2-dioxygenase: MSGIEQARKTAQGLEYSAGFGNQHSSEAVPGALPHGRNSPQRAPLGLYAEQLSGSAFTEPRAHNRRSWLYRIHPSAAHPPFLRIDNGAVRTAPFTESVPDPNRLRWDPLPEPAPGTDFLSGLWTLGGNGDAAQRSGMAVHLYHANAAMTDRVFSDSDGELLIVPEHGGLLLRTELGLLRAEPGHVALIPRGVRFRVELLDTTARGYVCENYGQPFVLPELGPIGANGLANARDFLAPVAAYEDVERPVEVVNKFCGNLWSATYDHSPLDVVAWHGNHTPYVYDLHRFNVIGSISYDHPDPSIFTVLTSPSDTPGLAGVDFVVFAPRWLVGEDTFRPPYFHRNVMSEYMGLIEGAYDAKTAGKGGFVPGGGSLHNMMSAHGPDRETFERASSAELKPQKIDDGLAFMFETRWPVTATGQAVTAGHLQHGYDDVWQGLSRNFRP; this comes from the coding sequence ATGAGCGGCATCGAGCAGGCGAGGAAGACGGCACAAGGGCTGGAGTATTCCGCCGGTTTCGGCAATCAGCACAGCTCGGAGGCGGTGCCGGGGGCGCTGCCGCACGGCCGCAACTCGCCGCAGCGCGCACCCCTGGGGCTCTACGCGGAGCAGCTGAGCGGCTCGGCCTTCACCGAGCCGCGCGCCCACAACCGCCGCTCGTGGCTCTACCGGATCCACCCCTCCGCGGCCCACCCGCCGTTCCTCCGGATCGACAACGGGGCCGTCCGCACCGCACCGTTCACCGAATCCGTCCCCGATCCCAACCGGCTGCGCTGGGACCCGCTCCCGGAGCCCGCGCCCGGTACCGACTTCCTGTCCGGCCTGTGGACGCTGGGAGGCAACGGAGACGCGGCACAGCGCAGCGGCATGGCCGTGCACCTCTACCACGCCAACGCCGCGATGACCGACCGGGTGTTCAGCGACAGCGACGGCGAGCTGCTGATCGTCCCCGAGCACGGCGGCCTCCTGCTGCGCACCGAACTCGGCCTGCTGCGCGCCGAACCGGGCCATGTCGCGCTGATCCCGCGCGGCGTCCGCTTCCGGGTCGAGCTGCTCGACACCACCGCGCGCGGCTACGTCTGCGAGAACTACGGCCAGCCCTTCGTCCTGCCCGAACTGGGCCCGATCGGTGCCAACGGGCTCGCCAACGCACGGGACTTCCTCGCCCCGGTCGCCGCGTACGAGGACGTGGAGCGGCCGGTCGAGGTGGTCAACAAGTTCTGCGGCAACCTCTGGTCGGCGACGTACGACCACTCGCCGCTCGATGTGGTCGCCTGGCACGGCAACCACACCCCGTACGTCTATGACCTGCACCGGTTCAATGTCATCGGCTCGATCAGCTACGACCACCCGGACCCGTCGATCTTCACGGTGCTGACCTCGCCGTCGGACACCCCCGGTCTGGCCGGGGTCGACTTCGTGGTGTTCGCCCCGCGCTGGCTGGTCGGCGAGGACACCTTCCGGCCGCCGTACTTCCATCGCAACGTGATGAGCGAGTACATGGGCCTGATCGAGGGCGCGTACGACGCGAAGACGGCGGGCAAGGGGGGCTTCGTGCCCGGCGGCGGCTCACTGCACAACATGATGTCGGCGCACGGCCCGGACCGGGAGACCTTCGAGCGGGCGAGCTCGGCGGAGCTGAAGCCGCAGAAGATCGACGACGGCCTGGCCTTCATGTTCGAGACCCGCTGGCCCGTCACGGCGACCGGGCAGGCCGTGACCGCCGGCCATCTCCAGCACGGCTACGACGACGTGTGGCAGGGTCTGAGCCGCAACTTCAGGCCGTAA